From a single Armatimonadota bacterium genomic region:
- a CDS encoding NADH-quinone oxidoreductase subunit M → MGPITLTILIPLIGMVLLLLVPERFDKAIKWLTVLFTGSAFLSSLGLLNLFHSGTFHFQLVESAPWIPAWGIQYKVGIDGISIWLFMLTTLLTLLATVFSFYIDKRPRIYFAMMLLLEAAMLGVFVSMDMILFYSFFELTLIPMAVMIFIWGGSNRNYAAIKFFLYTFAASIFMLLGMIALAKRHEALTGTMSFDITAIQSLVASGEFWQGTGNLQMILFWAMTVALLVKCPMFPFHTWLPDAHTEAPTAGSVILAGVLLKMGTYGLLRFSLPFFPEAAQAAVWPLMALSVIGIIYGAAVAAVQPDVKKLVAYSSVAHMGFVVFGIFSLNQAGMIGGAYQQLNHGISTGALFLLIGLIYERTHTRAFKDYGGLKAQMPVFSALFLIVMLSSVGLPGMNGFVGEFLALYGGFMAAVQGQFGLGMAFPLLAGTGVILAAAYLLHMFRQVFYGPLNPNLARLKDLKPWEVGLVGIFIIFIFWGGLYPNTFLKPMERSIGAVRMMALNKPGERPDWADQAHEVDAQGNLVTVNGRTPDGDIDEANGYQIVAPADFYSQK, encoded by the coding sequence ATGGGCCCGATCACACTCACCATCCTCATCCCGCTCATCGGGATGGTCTTGCTCCTCTTGGTGCCCGAGCGGTTCGACAAAGCCATCAAATGGCTTACCGTCTTGTTCACTGGCTCGGCATTCCTCAGTTCCCTGGGCCTCCTCAACCTCTTCCACTCTGGGACGTTCCACTTCCAACTCGTGGAATCCGCACCCTGGATCCCGGCCTGGGGGATCCAATACAAAGTCGGCATCGACGGCATCAGCATCTGGCTGTTCATGCTCACCACACTGCTGACCCTGTTGGCAACGGTTTTCAGCTTCTATATCGACAAACGGCCGCGCATCTACTTTGCGATGATGCTCCTGCTGGAGGCCGCCATGCTTGGCGTGTTCGTGAGCATGGACATGATCCTGTTCTATTCGTTCTTTGAACTCACGCTCATCCCCATGGCCGTGATGATCTTCATCTGGGGCGGCAGCAACCGCAACTATGCGGCCATCAAGTTTTTCCTCTACACGTTTGCTGCGTCGATTTTCATGCTCCTCGGCATGATCGCCTTGGCCAAACGCCACGAAGCCCTCACCGGCACCATGAGCTTCGATATCACGGCCATCCAGTCGTTGGTGGCCAGCGGGGAATTCTGGCAAGGCACCGGCAACCTCCAAATGATTCTTTTTTGGGCGATGACGGTGGCCCTGTTGGTCAAATGCCCGATGTTCCCGTTCCACACCTGGTTGCCCGATGCCCACACCGAAGCACCCACTGCCGGCTCTGTGATCTTGGCCGGGGTTCTGCTGAAAATGGGGACGTACGGACTTCTGCGGTTCTCGTTGCCGTTCTTCCCCGAAGCCGCCCAAGCCGCCGTGTGGCCGCTCATGGCCCTCAGCGTCATCGGCATCATCTATGGGGCTGCAGTGGCCGCTGTCCAACCTGATGTTAAAAAACTGGTTGCCTATAGCTCCGTGGCCCACATGGGGTTTGTCGTTTTCGGCATCTTCAGCCTCAACCAAGCGGGCATGATTGGCGGCGCCTACCAACAACTCAACCACGGTATCAGCACCGGGGCCCTCTTCTTGCTTATCGGGCTCATTTACGAGCGGACGCACACCCGCGCTTTCAAAGACTACGGCGGGCTCAAAGCGCAAATGCCGGTATTCAGCGCGCTGTTCCTTATCGTCATGCTCTCCAGCGTCGGGCTTCCCGGCATGAACGGGTTCGTCGGAGAGTTCTTGGCCCTCTATGGCGGGTTCATGGCGGCTGTCCAGGGCCAATTCGGCCTGGGCATGGCGTTCCCGCTTTTGGCCGGGACGGGGGTCATCCTTGCCGCCGCCTACCTGCTGCACATGTTCCGGCAAGTGTTCTACGGCCCTCTCAACCCCAACCTAGCTCGTCTCAAAGACCTCAAACCGTGGGAAGTCGGGCTCGTTGGCATCTTCATCATCTTCATCTTTTGGGGCGGCCTCTACCCCAACACCTTTTTGAAACCGATGGAGCGCAGCATCGGCGCCGTGCGGATGATGGCCCTCAACAAACCCGGGGAGCGGCCGGATTGGGCCGACCAAGCCCATGAAGTCGATGCTCAAGGAAATCTCGTCACCGTCAACGGGCGCACGCCCGATGGCGACATCGACGAAGCAAACGGATACCAGATCGTCGCGCCTGCCGACTTCTATTCACAAAAATGA
- a CDS encoding NADH-quinone oxidoreductase subunit N, translating into MNQVPHIDWLLVLPVLVVIGTGLVALGIEMLRPKQNNNAIVGVSLLGLAAAFAASLGHLGATPKSTFTGMVYRDQFGTLLELVLIGAAALSFLFSEGYLRQRRIAYGEFYPLALWSLSGAMMMVTTQNLLMLFVGLEVLSISLYVLSGMARGDDRSEESALKYFLLGAFASAFLLFGIAFIYGASGRIDLEGFRIASGTGQTMAFFGLGLILVGLGFKAALVPFHQWTPDVYQGAPTNVTAFMSVVSKAAAFGAIVRVLLAAEGLQPLWFPAVSAIAILTMTVGNLVALVQKDAKRALGYSSVAHAGYILVGVLAHAKNPDSVSLSSVVFYLVAYAAMTIGAFAMVSLTAHHGKEGTRTQDLNGMWRKSPYAAGVLFICLISLVGVPPTAGFFGKWAIFNAALSAGLAPLAIALAVNSAISAFYYWQIAKAAFVDDEPALQTEFAPLNGGLKLTGAVCALASLLMAFFASPILAAADSAGRDSQSAIQDPAGTIR; encoded by the coding sequence ATGAACCAAGTCCCGCATATCGATTGGCTCCTCGTTTTGCCCGTCCTCGTCGTGATCGGCACCGGGCTGGTTGCGCTCGGGATCGAAATGCTCCGGCCCAAGCAGAACAATAACGCCATCGTCGGCGTTTCGCTGCTGGGGTTGGCCGCGGCGTTCGCCGCCAGCCTGGGGCACCTCGGGGCAACGCCCAAGTCCACATTCACCGGCATGGTCTACCGCGACCAATTTGGGACCCTGCTGGAACTCGTCTTGATCGGGGCAGCTGCCCTTAGCTTCCTCTTTAGCGAAGGCTATCTCCGGCAGCGGCGCATCGCCTATGGCGAATTCTATCCGCTGGCACTGTGGTCACTCTCCGGCGCCATGATGATGGTCACAACCCAAAACCTCTTGATGCTGTTTGTGGGTTTGGAAGTGCTCTCCATCTCGCTCTACGTCCTTTCCGGCATGGCCAGGGGGGATGACCGGTCCGAAGAAAGCGCCCTCAAATACTTCCTTCTCGGCGCGTTTGCCTCGGCATTCTTGCTATTCGGTATCGCTTTCATCTACGGGGCATCCGGCCGCATCGACCTGGAAGGGTTCCGCATCGCTTCTGGCACCGGGCAGACCATGGCCTTTTTCGGCCTCGGTCTCATCCTGGTCGGACTCGGGTTCAAAGCCGCCCTCGTCCCGTTCCATCAATGGACTCCCGACGTTTACCAAGGGGCCCCGACCAACGTCACGGCCTTTATGAGCGTGGTCAGCAAGGCGGCCGCATTCGGGGCGATCGTCCGCGTTCTACTCGCCGCCGAGGGTTTGCAACCGCTCTGGTTCCCGGCCGTTAGCGCCATCGCCATCCTCACCATGACCGTCGGCAACCTGGTCGCTCTCGTCCAAAAGGATGCCAAAAGGGCCCTCGGTTATTCCAGCGTGGCCCATGCCGGATACATCCTGGTCGGCGTCCTCGCCCACGCCAAAAACCCCGATTCTGTCAGCCTTTCCAGTGTGGTTTTCTACCTGGTGGCTTATGCCGCCATGACCATTGGGGCATTCGCCATGGTCTCGTTGACGGCCCACCACGGCAAAGAAGGCACCCGAACCCAAGACCTCAACGGCATGTGGCGTAAATCGCCCTATGCTGCCGGGGTTCTCTTCATCTGCCTGATCTCGCTAGTCGGGGTTCCGCCGACGGCCGGATTCTTTGGCAAGTGGGCGATTTTCAATGCCGCCCTCAGCGCCGGGCTCGCCCCGCTGGCCATCGCCCTGGCCGTGAACAGTGCCATCAGTGCCTTCTACTACTGGCAGATTGCAAAGGCCGCGTTTGTGGACGACGAACCGGCCCTCCAAACCGAATTCGCACCCCTTAATGGAGGCCTGAAACTAACGGGCGCGGTGTGCGCGCTCGCCTCGCTCCTCATGGCGTTTTTCGCTTCCCCGATCCTGGCCGCCGCCGATTCGGCAGGCAGGGATTCCCAATCTGCAATCCAAGACCCCGCAGGCACCATCCGATGA
- a CDS encoding sugar phosphate isomerase/epimerase — translation MKLGISMYSYVAAVRAGKLNLESFIHTAADLGAPGVELLDFFYTSEDWAPERQTALKSLRSTGLVCGVFSVGNNFAQADPAARDNALKIIERGVDEALHYGAEVVRVFAGDVYNDPSVSLDQAFLWIVDGLCAAADYANSQGIKLALENHGKLAGRGDQINDIIAQVRTRTGHNALGANPDTGNFLLVNQPGHEGVAEVAANAYMCHFKDFVAQPGGHYKGIDGAEYAGTVIGEGTVDLAASLAALKNVGFSGWVNLEYEGDTDPMTGVPASFANAKRFLDSVNG, via the coding sequence ATGAAACTCGGCATTTCTATGTACAGCTACGTCGCGGCCGTCCGCGCCGGCAAGCTCAACCTCGAATCGTTCATCCACACGGCCGCCGACCTGGGAGCACCCGGGGTCGAGCTCCTGGACTTCTTCTACACGTCCGAAGATTGGGCCCCAGAACGCCAAACCGCCCTCAAATCACTCCGGTCAACCGGTCTCGTCTGTGGTGTGTTCAGCGTCGGCAACAACTTTGCCCAAGCTGATCCAGCCGCCCGAGACAACGCACTGAAAATTATTGAACGCGGGGTGGACGAAGCCCTCCACTACGGGGCAGAGGTCGTCCGCGTCTTTGCCGGCGATGTCTACAACGACCCGTCCGTCAGCCTGGATCAGGCCTTCCTCTGGATTGTCGACGGGCTGTGTGCCGCGGCCGATTACGCCAATTCCCAAGGCATCAAACTGGCTCTGGAAAACCACGGCAAGCTCGCCGGGCGCGGGGATCAGATCAATGACATCATCGCGCAAGTCCGCACCCGCACGGGTCACAATGCCTTAGGGGCAAACCCCGACACCGGCAACTTCTTGCTGGTCAACCAGCCAGGGCACGAAGGGGTTGCCGAAGTCGCGGCCAACGCCTATATGTGCCATTTCAAAGACTTTGTGGCCCAGCCCGGCGGGCATTACAAAGGCATCGACGGAGCGGAATACGCCGGAACCGTGATCGGCGAAGGCACGGTGGATCTTGCCGCCTCGCTCGCCGCCCTCAAAAACGTTGGATTCTCCGGCTGGGTCAACCTGGAATACGAAGGCGACACTGATCCCATGACCGGAGTCCCCGCCAGTTTTGCCAATGCCAAGCGATTTCTCGATAGCGTGAACGGCTAA